A stretch of Rhodoferax potami DNA encodes these proteins:
- the gpJ gene encoding TipJ family phage tail tip protein, with the protein MNTPESGLIIGAGGGGKGGGGSARVAQEAPDSLRSKAYARVVDLVCEGEIEGLAAGLQSVYLDDTPIKNPDGSYNFTGVTLETRPGTQQQSYIPGFSSVENEVAVGVECKANQPVVRSINDPDVDAVRIKVSIPTLTLQDTTNGDLNGTSVSYAIDVQARGAGYVQVLADTVSGKTTSRYQRSYYIPLTGTGPWDVRLRRITADSTQTSLQNKTFLESYTEVIESKLRYPNSALMALRVDASQFTSIPRRSYDLKLLRVRIPSNYFPETRSYAGVWDGTFKVAWTDNPAWCFYDLVTNTRYGLGSFIPESQVDKWALYRVARYCDELVPNGLGGYEPRFTCNLYLQSREQAYKVVQDMASIFRGMAYWSGGAITVTQDAPQDPVYQFTAANVLGGEFAYQGSSAKARHTVALVSWVDPDDFYRQKVEYVEDMVGIARYGVVQADVVAMGCTSRGQANRVGKWLLYSEQSESEIITFRTGLEGAVVRPGDVIKVADSSRGGLRLGGRIAAATTVSVTLDQDLPAGSWRISVLLSTGAVEERQVGSLSGRTVGVTTAFSLAPQVGAIWVLASTQVETQLFRVVQIAESEPGVHEVTALAHNPSKYDAIERGLALQPRDITVLSTTPVAPTGLTLTESLYRVKDQALVLIQVGWEQVFGALEYQVSYRVNGGNTVTLPRVSATYLEIRNADAGDYVFTVRAIGVSGKLGASATLSQTILGKLQPPDDVQDFVVLRRTTDLLLRWSANTDADLAGYEVRVGTGWDAGTLVGQTAGTQLVHDQSESGQYNYFIRAFDTSGKYSQHVTTFLLTLLAPAAVRQFDVVQSANRLEFRWLPNAEPEVVAYELREGTAWDTSIFIAEVKSSSFTLPSGFDGERSFWIKAIASPGIYSDEATFVSTVVAQPQNANLLVTIDAQATRFPGVKHFASVESVNSEDVLRMDSGVTQSEYLFEVNLPTSYRAQNTLLASIGATLDDRETWSTTNYVWSSNAAKRQWTYDGALKSIEARFQMAREDTLQAGELYGWRLNGALAGYGSPASGEAVGVSYGDGRYGSGVLIKDTTRISWGVSIPGVFHVSFWFIPNQITTSVIWSATGAAVSLLVGFDAVTGSFFLEDHLFNRIVVQYPVNVSDRVCIGVCQTATERRLFVGKMGAEVQSASSPLLPATGYTALKLY; encoded by the coding sequence ATGAACACCCCTGAGTCTGGATTGATCATTGGCGCAGGCGGTGGCGGCAAGGGTGGAGGCGGCAGCGCCCGTGTGGCGCAGGAAGCGCCGGACAGTCTGCGCTCCAAGGCTTATGCCCGGGTGGTGGACCTGGTCTGCGAGGGGGAAATTGAAGGGCTGGCCGCTGGCCTGCAGTCGGTGTACCTGGATGACACCCCCATCAAGAACCCTGACGGCAGCTACAACTTCACTGGCGTCACGCTCGAAACCCGACCCGGCACCCAGCAGCAAAGCTACATCCCCGGCTTTTCCTCAGTTGAAAACGAGGTAGCCGTGGGGGTTGAATGCAAGGCCAACCAGCCGGTGGTGCGATCCATCAACGACCCTGATGTGGATGCCGTGCGCATCAAGGTCAGCATCCCGACCCTGACGCTGCAAGACACCACCAACGGAGACCTCAACGGAACCTCGGTCAGCTACGCGATCGACGTGCAGGCGCGCGGAGCCGGGTATGTGCAGGTTCTGGCGGACACGGTGTCCGGCAAGACCACCTCACGCTACCAGCGCAGTTACTACATCCCTTTGACTGGCACTGGCCCCTGGGATGTGCGTCTGCGCCGCATCACTGCCGACTCGACCCAGACCAGCCTGCAGAACAAGACGTTTCTGGAGTCCTACACCGAGGTCATCGAGAGCAAGCTGCGCTACCCCAACAGCGCCCTGATGGCCCTGCGGGTGGATGCCTCTCAGTTCACCTCAATTCCTCGGCGCAGCTATGACCTCAAACTCCTGCGCGTTCGGATTCCCTCGAACTACTTTCCCGAGACCCGCTCGTATGCCGGGGTTTGGGACGGAACCTTCAAGGTGGCCTGGACGGACAACCCTGCCTGGTGTTTCTATGACCTGGTGACAAACACACGCTACGGGCTGGGCAGTTTCATTCCCGAGTCGCAGGTGGACAAGTGGGCGCTGTACCGGGTGGCCCGCTACTGTGACGAGCTTGTCCCCAATGGGCTGGGCGGCTATGAGCCGCGCTTTACCTGCAACCTGTACCTGCAAAGCCGAGAGCAGGCCTACAAGGTGGTGCAAGACATGGCCTCGATCTTTCGGGGCATGGCTTATTGGTCTGGCGGAGCAATCACTGTCACGCAGGATGCGCCCCAGGATCCTGTCTACCAATTCACGGCTGCAAATGTTCTGGGTGGCGAGTTCGCCTACCAAGGATCGTCCGCCAAGGCTAGGCACACCGTGGCTCTGGTCAGCTGGGTGGACCCTGATGATTTCTACCGCCAGAAGGTGGAATACGTCGAAGACATGGTAGGCATTGCACGTTATGGCGTGGTGCAGGCCGATGTGGTGGCCATGGGCTGCACGTCACGGGGCCAGGCCAACCGGGTCGGCAAGTGGCTGCTGTATTCGGAGCAGTCCGAATCGGAAATCATCACTTTCCGCACGGGGCTGGAAGGCGCTGTTGTTCGTCCCGGCGATGTTATCAAGGTTGCAGACAGCAGCCGGGGTGGCCTACGCTTGGGTGGACGCATCGCTGCGGCAACCACGGTAAGCGTCACGCTGGACCAGGACCTTCCCGCCGGTTCGTGGCGCATCTCAGTGCTGCTGTCCACGGGCGCGGTGGAGGAACGCCAAGTCGGATCCCTGTCTGGCCGAACGGTTGGTGTGACCACCGCATTCTCTTTGGCACCTCAGGTGGGTGCCATCTGGGTGCTGGCCTCCACCCAAGTGGAGACGCAACTGTTTAGGGTGGTGCAGATCGCGGAGAGCGAGCCAGGCGTCCATGAGGTCACGGCACTGGCCCATAACCCGAGCAAGTACGACGCAATCGAGCGTGGGCTGGCACTGCAGCCGCGCGACATCACGGTGCTTTCAACTACGCCGGTGGCCCCTACGGGTCTCACACTCACTGAGAGTCTTTACCGGGTCAAGGATCAGGCGCTGGTGCTCATTCAGGTGGGCTGGGAGCAAGTCTTCGGGGCCCTGGAGTACCAGGTGAGCTACCGGGTCAATGGTGGCAACACCGTCACGCTGCCCCGAGTCTCGGCAACCTATCTGGAGATCCGCAACGCCGACGCTGGGGACTATGTGTTCACCGTGCGGGCCATAGGGGTGTCCGGCAAGCTTGGGGCATCGGCCACGCTGAGTCAAACCATCTTGGGCAAGTTGCAGCCGCCCGACGATGTGCAGGACTTTGTGGTGCTGCGTCGCACGACCGATCTGCTACTTCGTTGGAGCGCCAATACCGATGCCGATCTGGCAGGGTACGAGGTTCGCGTGGGCACGGGCTGGGATGCGGGCACGCTGGTTGGGCAGACCGCTGGCACCCAGCTCGTGCATGACCAAAGCGAATCTGGCCAGTACAACTACTTCATCCGGGCCTTCGACACCTCGGGCAAGTACAGCCAGCATGTCACCACTTTTTTGTTGACTCTGCTGGCACCTGCTGCGGTTCGACAGTTCGATGTGGTGCAGTCTGCCAACCGGTTGGAGTTTCGGTGGCTGCCCAATGCCGAGCCCGAGGTGGTGGCCTATGAGCTGCGCGAAGGCACGGCCTGGGACACCTCGATCTTCATCGCGGAGGTCAAGTCCAGCAGCTTCACACTGCCCTCCGGTTTTGACGGAGAGCGCAGTTTCTGGATCAAGGCGATCGCATCGCCCGGCATCTATTCCGATGAGGCCACCTTTGTCTCTACCGTGGTGGCACAGCCGCAAAACGCCAACCTGCTGGTCACCATCGATGCCCAGGCCACCCGGTTCCCCGGGGTGAAGCACTTTGCATCGGTCGAGTCGGTCAACAGTGAGGATGTGCTGCGCATGGACAGCGGGGTGACGCAGTCGGAGTACCTCTTCGAGGTGAATCTACCGACCAGCTACCGGGCGCAGAACACGCTGCTGGCCAGCATCGGGGCCACTTTGGACGATCGAGAGACCTGGTCAACGACGAACTATGTCTGGAGCAGCAATGCGGCCAAGCGGCAGTGGACCTACGACGGTGCGCTCAAGAGCATCGAAGCCCGCTTTCAGATGGCGCGCGAAGACACGCTGCAGGCGGGTGAGCTATATGGCTGGCGTCTCAATGGGGCGCTGGCAGGCTATGGAAGTCCCGCCAGCGGTGAGGCCGTCGGTGTGAGCTATGGCGACGGTCGCTACGGCAGTGGGGTACTCATCAAGGACACAACCCGGATCTCCTGGGGTGTGAGCATTCCGGGGGTGTTCCATGTGAGCTTCTGGTTCATCCCGAACCAGATCACCACTTCGGTGATCTGGTCAGCTACTGGAGCCGCAGTGAGCTTGCTTGTCGGGTTTGATGCGGTGACAGGTAGCTTCTTTTTGGAAGACCACTTGTTCAACCGGATCGTAGTGCAATACCCTGTGAACGTGAGCGATCGAGTTTGCATTGGCGTGTGCCAGACAGCCACCGAGCGCAGGCTCTTTGTCGGAAAGATGGGCGCAGAAGTTCAAAGCGCAAGCAGTCCTCTGCTCCCCGCAACTGGGTACACGGCGCTCAAGCTGTACTGA
- a CDS encoding tail assembly protein translates to MVTILLLGELGKRFGRRHRMAVASAAEAVRALCANFPGFERELVASGERGVGYRVLAGRDALSLDQLHEPSGQQRITIAPVVSGAGGNGLGQILLGAALIAVSWWNPMGWAAAGSFLSQATLYSVGTSMILGGVAQMIAPTAKAQDPSERPENQPSYVFNGAVNTTAQGHPVPVGYGRLIVGSAVISAGIDVDEIAV, encoded by the coding sequence ATGGTCACGATTCTTCTACTCGGTGAATTGGGCAAGCGCTTCGGGCGACGCCACAGGATGGCAGTGGCCTCAGCGGCTGAAGCCGTGCGCGCCCTGTGCGCCAACTTCCCCGGCTTCGAGCGAGAACTGGTTGCCTCGGGCGAACGTGGGGTGGGCTACCGGGTGTTGGCCGGGCGTGACGCCTTGAGCCTGGACCAGTTGCACGAGCCCAGTGGCCAGCAACGCATCACCATCGCCCCGGTCGTATCCGGTGCCGGTGGCAATGGCTTGGGCCAGATTCTTTTGGGTGCTGCCCTGATCGCAGTGTCTTGGTGGAACCCAATGGGCTGGGCCGCAGCGGGCTCGTTCCTGTCTCAGGCCACTCTGTATTCGGTGGGCACTTCGATGATTTTGGGTGGTGTGGCCCAGATGATTGCTCCAACGGCCAAGGCGCAGGATCCGTCCGAGCGACCAGAGAACCAGCCCAGTTATGTCTTCAACGGGGCGGTCAACACCACGGCGCAGGGTCATCCTGTGCCAGTGGGCTATGGCCGTCTCATCGTCGGTTCTGCCGTGATCAGCGCGGGAATTGATGTGGACGAGATCGCAGTATGA
- a CDS encoding C40 family peptidase, whose amino-acid sequence MLETNQTLALAHAAREFPREACGLLVIHKGREIYVPCRNIGVGTDQFVIHPEDYVRADQLGEIVGVFHSHPNLPAEPSQADRVACVATALPWFIVSFPSGKWTELQPQGYAAPLVGREWSHGVLDCYSLIRDWYAQERGIDLPDFPRFDEWWKRGGNLYMNNFAGAGFHAVEPSDMNPGDVLLMQVASPVPNHAAIYLGDGLILHHLQGRLSSRDVYGGYWQKITTHTLRHQLLNGHDSSTR is encoded by the coding sequence ATGCTCGAAACCAACCAGACGCTGGCGCTGGCCCATGCTGCTCGGGAGTTTCCCCGCGAAGCCTGTGGCCTGCTTGTCATTCACAAGGGCAGGGAGATCTATGTCCCGTGCCGCAACATTGGCGTGGGGACCGATCAGTTCGTGATCCACCCCGAGGACTATGTGCGCGCCGACCAACTCGGCGAGATCGTGGGGGTGTTTCACTCTCACCCGAACCTGCCCGCCGAACCCAGTCAGGCGGACAGGGTGGCCTGCGTAGCCACGGCGCTGCCCTGGTTCATCGTGAGTTTCCCCTCCGGGAAATGGACCGAACTGCAGCCGCAAGGCTATGCCGCACCGCTGGTCGGCCGCGAATGGTCCCATGGTGTGCTCGACTGCTACTCGCTGATCCGGGACTGGTATGCCCAGGAGCGCGGCATCGATCTGCCCGATTTCCCCCGCTTTGACGAGTGGTGGAAGCGCGGCGGGAATCTGTACATGAACAACTTCGCTGGCGCAGGTTTTCATGCAGTGGAGCCCTCCGACATGAATCCGGGAGATGTCCTGCTGATGCAGGTCGCATCGCCTGTACCTAATCACGCTGCCATTTACCTGGGCGACGGACTCATCTTGCACCACCTGCAGGGCAGGCTTTCCAGTCGCGATGTCTATGGCGGCTACTGGCAAAAGATCACCACCCACACCCTGAGACATCAACTTCTGAATGGTCACGATTCTTCTACTCGGTGA
- a CDS encoding phage minor tail protein L encodes MTSQAITSEIQKLAPSAVIELFVLDLSLFSEGVVRFHAGTNELRRQVVWQGNTFEPFPIQAEGFEFNGNGQVPRPKLKVANVTGSITALILSYQDLVGAKVTRKRTLLKYLDAVNFASGANSTADPSAEFADDVYFIDRKSRETRDVVEFELAAAFDLEGVSLPRRQIVQNVCPWLYRGSECGYTGTAYFNANDETVRSRAQDACGKRLVSCQKRFGVNAELPFGGFPAAGLIR; translated from the coding sequence ATGACCAGCCAAGCGATTACCTCGGAAATTCAGAAGCTGGCCCCGAGTGCGGTCATCGAGCTCTTTGTTCTGGACCTGTCTCTCTTCAGCGAGGGGGTGGTGCGGTTTCACGCAGGCACCAATGAACTGCGCCGTCAGGTGGTCTGGCAGGGCAACACCTTCGAGCCGTTTCCCATTCAAGCCGAAGGCTTCGAGTTCAACGGCAACGGTCAGGTGCCGCGCCCCAAGCTCAAGGTGGCCAACGTCACAGGCAGCATCACCGCGCTCATCCTGTCCTACCAAGACCTGGTCGGGGCCAAGGTCACCCGCAAGCGAACGCTATTGAAGTACCTGGACGCGGTGAACTTCGCCTCAGGCGCCAACTCCACGGCCGATCCTTCAGCCGAGTTTGCCGACGATGTGTATTTCATTGACCGCAAGTCGCGTGAAACCCGGGATGTGGTCGAGTTTGAGCTGGCCGCCGCTTTTGATCTGGAAGGGGTGTCTCTGCCCCGGCGGCAGATCGTGCAAAACGTCTGCCCTTGGCTCTACCGTGGCTCTGAATGTGGTTACACCGGCACCGCGTACTTCAATGCTAATGACGAAACCGTGAGATCCCGAGCGCAGGACGCCTGCGGTAAGCGCTTGGTGTCCTGCCAGAAGCGCTTTGGCGTGAACGCCGAGCTGCCCTTTGGCGGGTTTCCTGCAGCGGGGTTGATCCGGTGA
- a CDS encoding phage tail protein encodes MATFTWIASIGASLTVKPNVRKVSFGDGYEQRVAYGINTQPEVWSLEFRGKSTVEAAAIDNFLRARGAVQSFDWITPSGIAGKFLCEEWSRSIDEPNLENIHATFRQVFDLS; translated from the coding sequence ATGGCGACATTTACGTGGATCGCCTCAATCGGGGCATCCCTCACCGTCAAACCCAATGTCCGCAAGGTCTCCTTTGGGGATGGTTATGAGCAGCGCGTGGCCTATGGCATCAACACGCAGCCCGAGGTCTGGTCGCTCGAGTTCCGGGGCAAGTCCACGGTAGAGGCTGCTGCGATCGACAACTTTCTGCGCGCACGGGGCGCGGTGCAGTCCTTTGACTGGATCACCCCGAGCGGCATTGCTGGCAAGTTCCTCTGTGAGGAGTGGAGCCGCAGCATCGATGAACCTAATCTGGAAAACATCCACGCCACCTTTCGGCAGGTGTTTGATCTGTCATGA